The Gadus macrocephalus chromosome 20, ASM3116895v1 genome includes a region encoding these proteins:
- the LOC132448529 gene encoding coiled-coil domain-containing protein 138-like isoform X1 produces MDLKHSDAVDKHKRKSSEKMKQLLSSDEYTHRVGCAVLRLITVCAVVPEAVLSHASNLTRKEVQIYNKALKELIVAVSNPLDQFECGFHGSDVLKREHMSCLLEETHHLSTETDVTLPSCVDGSQDSEPQAGNTLNRSAGRLKLLSSTCQTSPSDLDKVCQEMMTIYERLQAERVSHQEWERELMEREGRLEERERRVEEGERRVEEGERRVEEGERRVEERSEALGRLSGMEEALNSCILSVQERHQREVLKLQQLLKERTGEIKRMSSSFNVMKKLNNSMKEQLKELGEHNTKLESHYKRVQGRLENLQRKYDPGLVEKARLNVCAKATQSRREKSGASSKPTNKGPMRPSSPSLLALLLDWLLETQTFSLVAPRHETASEPQCLPPQVLLTDRCLQMLPLLADQLQRTSLSDPPLLLCVLRLVYWGLRHLDSSPQRGALSSTLRRIGAQVSAHPPEEKDSGDGVLPGSRGNSGPAHGGSVLHHSPCPHTRVLSALIVLHTVTQADLLAQALGGLRSQLRSEGSRGLFLQYGGLGVLLRLLGASCRGGLHGPVDILMQLSAPSRFLDPFLDACSCADFFSTISKLLQQPPLDLRLLEKLSILLQKLSNIRGNRRLFERSSLRLLLQEMQRTTEPSCSFLRINLGSILLNLT; encoded by the exons ATGGATTTGAAACACAGTGACGCAGTGGATAAGCATAAACGAAAGTCTTCTGAGAAGATGAAACAG CTTCTGTCTTCAGATGAATACACACATCGCGTTGGTTGTG CTGTTCTACGACTGATTACCGTCTGTGCTGTTGTTCCAGAGGCTGTGCTTTCCCATGCGTCTAATCTGACTAGGAAAGAAGTGCAAATATATAACAAAGCCTTAAAGGAGCTGATCGTGGCTGTGTCTAACCCCCTCGACCA ATTTGAGTGTGGTTTCCATGGAAGTGATGTGCTGAAACGAGAACACATGTCCTGCCTCCTTGAAGAAACGCATCATCTCTCTACAGAGACGG ATGTGACCCTGCCCTCTTGTGTGGATGGCAGCCAGGACTCTGAGCCCCAAGCAGGGAACACGCTGAATAGAAGTGCTGGTAGGCTCAAGTTGCTATCCAGCACATGCCAAACCTCTCCTTCAGATCTAGACAAAGTATGTCAAGAGATGATGACAATCTACGAACGGCTACAG gcagaGCGTGTGAGTCAtcaggagtgggagagggagctgatggaaagagaggggaggctggaggagagagagaggagggtggaggagggagagaggagggtggaggagggagagaggagggtggaggagggagagaggagggtggaggagagatcGGAGGCCCTGGGGAGGCTGAGCGGCATGGAGGAGGCGCTCAACTCCTGCATACTCTCTGTTCAGGAg AGACACCAGCGGGAGGTGTTGAAGCTTCAGCAGCTTCTCAAAGAGAGAACGGGGGAGATCAAGAGGATGAGTTCCAGCTTCAACGTTATGAAGAAGCTAAACAACAGCATGAAGGAACAG CTCAAGGAGCTTGGTGAACACAATACCAAGTTGGAAAGTCATTACAAGAGGGTACAGGGGAGACTCGAGAACCTACAG CGAAAATATGATCCTGGCTTGGTCGAGAAGGCCCGGCTGAATGTGTGTGCGAAGGCGACCCAGTCGAGACGGGAGAAAAGTGGCGCCTCTAGTAAACCAACAAACAAG GGCCCCATGAGGCCTTCCTCCCCTTCGCTCCTAGCCCTGCTTTTGGACTGGCTGCTGGAGACACAGACCTTCTCTTTAGTAGCCCCACGCCATGAGACAGCCAGCGAGCCCCAGTGTCTTCCCCCGCAAGTCCTGCTCACCGACCGATGCCTCCAG ATGTTACCTCTGTTGGCAGATCAACTCCAACGGACGTCCTTATCAGATCCTCCCCTGCTGCTCTGCGTCCTCCGCCTCGTCTACTGGGGTCTGAGACACCTGGACAGCAGCCCACAG CGCGGGGCCTTGTCCTCCACCCTGCGGCGAATAGGTGCGCAGGTGTCTGCACACCCGCCCGAGGAAAAGGACAGCGGAGACGGGGTCCTGCCTGGTTCCCGTGGCAACAGCGGTCCAGCACACGGGGGGAGTGTGCTCCATCACAGCCCCTGTCCGCACACGCGTGTCCTCTCCGCCCTCATTGTTCTACACACCGTCACCCAAG CTGACCTGCTGGCTCAGGCGCTGGGCGGCCTCCGCAGCCAGCTGAGGAGCGAGGGAAGCCGGGGTCTGTTCCTGCAGTACGGGGGCCTGGGGGTCCTGCTTCGTCTCCTGGGGGCCAGCTGCAGAGGAGGCCTGCATGGGCCCGTAGATATCCTGATGCAGCTGTCCGCACCGTCCC GCTTCCTGGATCCCTTCCTGGACGCCTGCAGCTGTGCTGACTTCTTCTCGACCATCTCCAAGCTCCTTCAACAGCCACCTCTTGATCTACGTCTGCTGGAGAAGCTGTCCATCCTGCTCCAGAAGCTGTCAAACATCAG GGGGAACCGCCGACTGTTTGAGCGCTCCTCCCTGCGCCTCCTGCTGCAGGAGATGCAGCGCACCACCGAGCCGTCCTGCAGCTTCCTCCGCATCAACCTGGGCTCCATACTGCTCAACCTCACGTGA
- the LOC132448529 gene encoding coiled-coil domain-containing protein 138-like isoform X2: protein MDLKHSDAVDKHKRKSSEKMKQLLSSDEYTHRVGCEAVLSHASNLTRKEVQIYNKALKELIVAVSNPLDQFECGFHGSDVLKREHMSCLLEETHHLSTETDVTLPSCVDGSQDSEPQAGNTLNRSAGRLKLLSSTCQTSPSDLDKVCQEMMTIYERLQAERVSHQEWERELMEREGRLEERERRVEEGERRVEEGERRVEEGERRVEERSEALGRLSGMEEALNSCILSVQERHQREVLKLQQLLKERTGEIKRMSSSFNVMKKLNNSMKEQLKELGEHNTKLESHYKRVQGRLENLQRKYDPGLVEKARLNVCAKATQSRREKSGASSKPTNKGPMRPSSPSLLALLLDWLLETQTFSLVAPRHETASEPQCLPPQVLLTDRCLQMLPLLADQLQRTSLSDPPLLLCVLRLVYWGLRHLDSSPQRGALSSTLRRIGAQVSAHPPEEKDSGDGVLPGSRGNSGPAHGGSVLHHSPCPHTRVLSALIVLHTVTQADLLAQALGGLRSQLRSEGSRGLFLQYGGLGVLLRLLGASCRGGLHGPVDILMQLSAPSRFLDPFLDACSCADFFSTISKLLQQPPLDLRLLEKLSILLQKLSNIRGNRRLFERSSLRLLLQEMQRTTEPSCSFLRINLGSILLNLT from the exons ATGGATTTGAAACACAGTGACGCAGTGGATAAGCATAAACGAAAGTCTTCTGAGAAGATGAAACAG CTTCTGTCTTCAGATGAATACACACATCGCGTTGGTTGTG AGGCTGTGCTTTCCCATGCGTCTAATCTGACTAGGAAAGAAGTGCAAATATATAACAAAGCCTTAAAGGAGCTGATCGTGGCTGTGTCTAACCCCCTCGACCA ATTTGAGTGTGGTTTCCATGGAAGTGATGTGCTGAAACGAGAACACATGTCCTGCCTCCTTGAAGAAACGCATCATCTCTCTACAGAGACGG ATGTGACCCTGCCCTCTTGTGTGGATGGCAGCCAGGACTCTGAGCCCCAAGCAGGGAACACGCTGAATAGAAGTGCTGGTAGGCTCAAGTTGCTATCCAGCACATGCCAAACCTCTCCTTCAGATCTAGACAAAGTATGTCAAGAGATGATGACAATCTACGAACGGCTACAG gcagaGCGTGTGAGTCAtcaggagtgggagagggagctgatggaaagagaggggaggctggaggagagagagaggagggtggaggagggagagaggagggtggaggagggagagaggagggtggaggagggagagaggagggtggaggagagatcGGAGGCCCTGGGGAGGCTGAGCGGCATGGAGGAGGCGCTCAACTCCTGCATACTCTCTGTTCAGGAg AGACACCAGCGGGAGGTGTTGAAGCTTCAGCAGCTTCTCAAAGAGAGAACGGGGGAGATCAAGAGGATGAGTTCCAGCTTCAACGTTATGAAGAAGCTAAACAACAGCATGAAGGAACAG CTCAAGGAGCTTGGTGAACACAATACCAAGTTGGAAAGTCATTACAAGAGGGTACAGGGGAGACTCGAGAACCTACAG CGAAAATATGATCCTGGCTTGGTCGAGAAGGCCCGGCTGAATGTGTGTGCGAAGGCGACCCAGTCGAGACGGGAGAAAAGTGGCGCCTCTAGTAAACCAACAAACAAG GGCCCCATGAGGCCTTCCTCCCCTTCGCTCCTAGCCCTGCTTTTGGACTGGCTGCTGGAGACACAGACCTTCTCTTTAGTAGCCCCACGCCATGAGACAGCCAGCGAGCCCCAGTGTCTTCCCCCGCAAGTCCTGCTCACCGACCGATGCCTCCAG ATGTTACCTCTGTTGGCAGATCAACTCCAACGGACGTCCTTATCAGATCCTCCCCTGCTGCTCTGCGTCCTCCGCCTCGTCTACTGGGGTCTGAGACACCTGGACAGCAGCCCACAG CGCGGGGCCTTGTCCTCCACCCTGCGGCGAATAGGTGCGCAGGTGTCTGCACACCCGCCCGAGGAAAAGGACAGCGGAGACGGGGTCCTGCCTGGTTCCCGTGGCAACAGCGGTCCAGCACACGGGGGGAGTGTGCTCCATCACAGCCCCTGTCCGCACACGCGTGTCCTCTCCGCCCTCATTGTTCTACACACCGTCACCCAAG CTGACCTGCTGGCTCAGGCGCTGGGCGGCCTCCGCAGCCAGCTGAGGAGCGAGGGAAGCCGGGGTCTGTTCCTGCAGTACGGGGGCCTGGGGGTCCTGCTTCGTCTCCTGGGGGCCAGCTGCAGAGGAGGCCTGCATGGGCCCGTAGATATCCTGATGCAGCTGTCCGCACCGTCCC GCTTCCTGGATCCCTTCCTGGACGCCTGCAGCTGTGCTGACTTCTTCTCGACCATCTCCAAGCTCCTTCAACAGCCACCTCTTGATCTACGTCTGCTGGAGAAGCTGTCCATCCTGCTCCAGAAGCTGTCAAACATCAG GGGGAACCGCCGACTGTTTGAGCGCTCCTCCCTGCGCCTCCTGCTGCAGGAGATGCAGCGCACCACCGAGCCGTCCTGCAGCTTCCTCCGCATCAACCTGGGCTCCATACTGCTCAACCTCACGTGA
- the LOC132448529 gene encoding coiled-coil domain-containing protein 138-like isoform X3 — protein sequence MEREGRLEERERRVEEGERRVEEGERRVEEGERRVEERSEALGRLSGMEEALNSCILSVQERHQREVLKLQQLLKERTGEIKRMSSSFNVMKKLNNSMKEQLKELGEHNTKLESHYKRVQGRLENLQRKYDPGLVEKARLNVCAKATQSRREKSGASSKPTNKGPMRPSSPSLLALLLDWLLETQTFSLVAPRHETASEPQCLPPQVLLTDRCLQMLPLLADQLQRTSLSDPPLLLCVLRLVYWGLRHLDSSPQRGALSSTLRRIGAQVSAHPPEEKDSGDGVLPGSRGNSGPAHGGSVLHHSPCPHTRVLSALIVLHTVTQADLLAQALGGLRSQLRSEGSRGLFLQYGGLGVLLRLLGASCRGGLHGPVDILMQLSAPSRFLDPFLDACSCADFFSTISKLLQQPPLDLRLLEKLSILLQKLSNIRGNRRLFERSSLRLLLQEMQRTTEPSCSFLRINLGSILLNLT from the exons atggaaagagaggggaggctggaggagagagagaggagggtggaggagggagagaggagggtggaggagggagagaggagggtggaggagggagagaggagggtggaggagagatcGGAGGCCCTGGGGAGGCTGAGCGGCATGGAGGAGGCGCTCAACTCCTGCATACTCTCTGTTCAGGAg AGACACCAGCGGGAGGTGTTGAAGCTTCAGCAGCTTCTCAAAGAGAGAACGGGGGAGATCAAGAGGATGAGTTCCAGCTTCAACGTTATGAAGAAGCTAAACAACAGCATGAAGGAACAG CTCAAGGAGCTTGGTGAACACAATACCAAGTTGGAAAGTCATTACAAGAGGGTACAGGGGAGACTCGAGAACCTACAG CGAAAATATGATCCTGGCTTGGTCGAGAAGGCCCGGCTGAATGTGTGTGCGAAGGCGACCCAGTCGAGACGGGAGAAAAGTGGCGCCTCTAGTAAACCAACAAACAAG GGCCCCATGAGGCCTTCCTCCCCTTCGCTCCTAGCCCTGCTTTTGGACTGGCTGCTGGAGACACAGACCTTCTCTTTAGTAGCCCCACGCCATGAGACAGCCAGCGAGCCCCAGTGTCTTCCCCCGCAAGTCCTGCTCACCGACCGATGCCTCCAG ATGTTACCTCTGTTGGCAGATCAACTCCAACGGACGTCCTTATCAGATCCTCCCCTGCTGCTCTGCGTCCTCCGCCTCGTCTACTGGGGTCTGAGACACCTGGACAGCAGCCCACAG CGCGGGGCCTTGTCCTCCACCCTGCGGCGAATAGGTGCGCAGGTGTCTGCACACCCGCCCGAGGAAAAGGACAGCGGAGACGGGGTCCTGCCTGGTTCCCGTGGCAACAGCGGTCCAGCACACGGGGGGAGTGTGCTCCATCACAGCCCCTGTCCGCACACGCGTGTCCTCTCCGCCCTCATTGTTCTACACACCGTCACCCAAG CTGACCTGCTGGCTCAGGCGCTGGGCGGCCTCCGCAGCCAGCTGAGGAGCGAGGGAAGCCGGGGTCTGTTCCTGCAGTACGGGGGCCTGGGGGTCCTGCTTCGTCTCCTGGGGGCCAGCTGCAGAGGAGGCCTGCATGGGCCCGTAGATATCCTGATGCAGCTGTCCGCACCGTCCC GCTTCCTGGATCCCTTCCTGGACGCCTGCAGCTGTGCTGACTTCTTCTCGACCATCTCCAAGCTCCTTCAACAGCCACCTCTTGATCTACGTCTGCTGGAGAAGCTGTCCATCCTGCTCCAGAAGCTGTCAAACATCAG GGGGAACCGCCGACTGTTTGAGCGCTCCTCCCTGCGCCTCCTGCTGCAGGAGATGCAGCGCACCACCGAGCCGTCCTGCAGCTTCCTCCGCATCAACCTGGGCTCCATACTGCTCAACCTCACGTGA